The Chitinophaga pinensis DSM 2588 region TCTTTTATCCATGGAGGGAAGAATACCTGTTGCCAGATCCAGGCGGGTATGGTCTTTTGTGGTTGCAGTTGGGTGACGACCGTCGTCGCTACCTGTGGGAGATTAAGCTGGATCGGTACGCGTTTCGCAGGGATCTCCGCTTTTACGCCTTCGAAGAGGCGGTACATATCTTTCAGTGATTGTTTGAATTTTACGCTGTTCGCACTATCGGTATTACCTGTAGTGGGTCTGAATGTGTCGCCTATATCGGTCAGATGGAAATCAGTGCTCTTCGGCATTTCATCCACCGTAGCAGACATGAGGTTGTCTGATGCTACTGCTGCCGCTGCATTCAATGCTTTCGCCCATTGTGACAACAAGCGCCAGAGATAGACAAATCCAGCTGCGATCACAATGCCCACAGCCCATAATCCGCCACCCGCTCCAAACAACAGTAACAGGAGTATGATCAGTATGGCAATGCCTAATGCTGCCAGTGGCAACCACTTGTGGCGACGCAGGAGGTCTTTGAGGAACGGTGGAATATTCGGTTCCAGACTACCTGCTACTTTATCAACAGTCGGTAATGCTGGAGGAACCGTCTTTGGAGGCGCAGGTAGTATTTCTCCGTCATTGACTTTTGCCACGACAGTTTCCAGCCGTAGTTTTTCACCGGCAGGTAATTGTTTTTGCAGATGAAAGGCAATGCGTCCTCTTGGTCTGACAATCCTGCGCATGGGTGCTGACAGTATTGTATTGGGTAATACGCTTTGCCGCATATTATGGAAGACGGTCGCATTATTAAACATGATCCGCTTCTGTACAGGCGCCGTCAGCAGTAATGTTTTAGGTGCAGATACCGCATTCGCGGTTATCAGGTGCTTATTATACAAAGCGGTGGCCGCCGCCATCCCGAATTGCGCAAAACGTATTTTCTTATTGGCTTTTAAGACTTCGCCGATCTGCTCCCAGGCCGCCTCCATATAATCTTCCTGGTTCTCCTGTACCACACGTGTACCGAAATGTGCCGGAACGCGGAAGCGTGGATCAAGGTTCAGTTCATTCAACCAGTTGTAGTTATGATCTATACGGGCACCATCACGGTCTACATATACACGTTCCACCATGGCGTGCCATTTGCCGTAAATAGGAGGGGTGATCAGCGGATCTTCATCCTCATTAGGATCAATATCCAGCTGGCTTTGTTCCTTCGCATTTACATTGGCATCCGCAGATTTCACCAGGTTATAGTCATCCGCCAGGTTTAAAAAGCCGGCCAGCTGCACCTGGAAAGGATGCAGGGCCGGCAGATTACGGATGGCCCATTTATCAAATTTTTCCTTCTTTTCAATTTCTTCATCTGTCAGCGCTTCGTCCGGTACCTGTAAGGCGCCCCCGAGACGGAGTATACCGCCCAGATTGTGCGCAGGGTCTTCCTGCCATTTCAGATTAGCGCCCGGTTTAGTCATGTCCATGACGCGTCTTCCTACACGACTGTCGGCTACTTTGGGTTTCAATAACCTCACAAGGTATTCGAAGTCCCCTTCTTTGCCGGTATTGAACTGCCAGCGATAGTAATAAGGGAATTCCACATTCGGCTGCTGCCAGCCGATATTCAATGCGGCTGCCGCAATAGCCGCAGCGTCTGCACCAAGACCTGCAAGACGTCCGCTCTCGTAAGACGGGATCACAAACGCATGATAGGGGGTACTTGGTAATAGTTTCCGTGGACACATCAGGCGCGAATACGCCATATCCGCGTTATTATTCAGCGTTGCCTGCAACTTGTCCAATGCCGCATCTACAGCTACCTGTCCGTCTACTACGATGGTACTGTCGCTGGCAGTCAGGTCGCCGTTCATATGCACATGCGCCCAGGCCCATAGCTGATCGGCTTTGGGGAAGAAGTCGCGGATGCCCGGATTGCTCAGTTTAACGGCCGGCAATGGCCGTCCTGTTGTTTGTCCGACTTCGGTAAACTCACCTTCCGCCAGTACGACCAGCGAAATCCATGGATTTAAGCGCTTTCCGGTCGCTTGTACCGGCGTATAGCGCCAGGGGTAGTCTTCGCTGTAAAAGTCGAGATAAGCCAGGTAATTCGGCTCAAAATTGGTAATCCAGGGGTGAGGGTCAGTCTTAACAATCGCACGGGGATCTATGCCGACAATGTCTCCGGGGCCATAGATCTCTACCTTCTTTTGCTCAACAGGGGCAGTGGCGCTGTCACCGCGTACTTTCAGATCCACGGTAAAGGTACCGCGGGCTCCGCCGGATGATTGCAGACCGTTTGCCAGTCCCTGACGCAGGTAAGGCAGAAAGGAATAAGTTGCAATACTCATACTGCTGTGGCTTCAAATGTTGGAATGACATGAATCTCTTCTATCATCCCGGGATTATTGATAAACGTTTTCTGCAGATAGTCATGTGCATGGGCTTCTGAAGCAAATACCGGTGCGCTGGACAATGGCTTATTATCATTCACGCCGGCTACTACATAACCAGGTTGTGCGACCTTAATCCTATCATCTGCCAGCGTTGGTACCATGGCTTTCTTCCTGCTGTAAGACAGTGCGGAATAGCTGACTGCATTACCGCCCAGCCAGTGGAAGAACAGGGTACCTATATTCTTAAACCAGCGGAACGCACGGCGTTTGCCATCCACATCATTGATCTTTACTTCATAGCGCACGATACGCTTTGTCACTTTAGAAGAACCTAACTGTTTGCCGGAATAGGCCAGTTCAACACCGGCATTTATTTCCTGGAAAGCAGGACGTGATAATTTATCCGCATCACTCATTTCCTGGAACTGCGCAATGGCAAATCGTTCCTGTGGAGCGACACTCGTGATGGTCAGTCCCGGACTGGCAGTTTCTACGGAGAACAGATGTGCATCCTGAACAGGATTCGCGCCTACTTTGTCCACATTGATGCCTAAAGGGATAGCGCGCTGACTGATACGCAAAGTCCCCAGCGGATGTAATACCAGCGTTTCTATTGTGGTATCCAGCTTACGCAGGGATACCAGCAGGGTCAGATTCGCAGGGATCTCCGCTTTCCAGTTATCTGCCTTGTTGTATTCAATCACCAGGATTGGTATAGCATCGATGGCTGGCAGTTTCGGATTGTCCGCTTCACCCCAGGTGATATCAAAGTCGACGGAAATATCAATAGAGAACAGCCAGAGGTCGATAGACAGCGTAGCTGTACCGCGCGCATTCCAGGGTGCTGGTCCGCTGAGATGTAGTTTGAGTCGTACCGTAAACACGCCCACGCCAAATACATCCATGCCCAGTGAGAAGGACATATCGATCATAAACCGGAACGGCGAGAACTGGAACAGCGCATCAAAACTGAAATCACCATGCAGATTAAAGGCGCTGATGCCATAGAAGAACTCTGCACGACAACCAAATTGCACGGTGTTGGAAGTGACGGCAAAATAGTTCTCTGCCGTAATACGCGCTACCGGCGTACGTAGTACGTCAATGTGTATACGTCTCGGATTCGGGAAAGGTAATGGCGGTGGATTGAACTGCGGATGGAAACCTCCTACGCTCAACACAAAATTCGGATTGGAACCAAAATCCATCAGCAATCCCATGTCTCCTTCCATCGTCATAAACAGGATCCGGGAGTCGAACATGGAAGCAAAGAACCAGATCCTGCTTTTGTCGAATTCCAGCGCACCGACAAAGGCTACGTTAATAGTGACGATCGGCACATTTTCGTCTGGTAGATTGATCCTTAACACGCCGATGATCGCCACATTACCCGGTATCTCGATGATAATACCAAAGGCTACACTGATCAGCGTCGGCGTACCCCAGCCCAGTTTCACCATGGGACCAATCAGGAACTTTCCTTCGTAAGGAGGGAAGTATGTCCGCAGATCACTGATAATACGCGGTGCATTGGCAACAGGGTCCGGCGGGAACATAATACTGTTGATAGCGCCTGTACGGATACCAGATGCCAGTGGCTCCAGTAACATAGTCCGGTTTAAACCAAGTAAACCTCCCAGTCCGAGTAACGTGAATCCGAAACCTAGCTGTATACCAGTACCGAATTCCGCCGTGATGATAATGAGCAAAGAGAAGCCCGGCTTGCCATC contains the following coding sequences:
- a CDS encoding DUF6603 domain-containing protein — encoded protein: MAAARQIGTFEAITMGIGHFLSPLEQELAGGKARDLLASLGLQLPPAADGVPAFSSAIADTYNNAKQIPTLINSLVTAIDAENIGNIFNASKDLAQAIVNTIKGFDGVATAINGLSGPTGIPGPVLNDFATKLPGRLMDYLIVRNIEQAPVIPEVLEFIGAIERKLVNAGSGDPNLPEFEEYRFHIDKLMDFLSAPLDQLKSIYDWGASSFNGDKLLPALQHLANWAGYPAVIDTSVNPNVLDILFAEISPKTDINPKGISIRLVKKIDVDKSIPFNQGGDWQLEALISGDIEASTAVTIQPDGNITFAPPTATVNGDYGVRFTSGKADGTPFIIFGQPGNSRLEVKQFILEAKTKLSFGTSTAPTAPFVISGDIKGGKLIIDTSGADGFINKLLSGIRIENEFELGMGFSSSQGLFFHGSSVLEVRLNVHLSLGPIDINGLYLSFGMQGKEFPIGLATDIKASLGPLNVVVENFGVQAKISVPDDRKGNAGPLNFDIGFKPPKGVGLSIDAGIVKGGGYLYFDFDKGEYAGVLELSIVKIVTVKAIGLITTKLPDGKPGFSLLIIITAEFGTGIQLGFGFTLLGLGGLLGLNRTMLLEPLASGIRTGAINSIMFPPDPVANAPRIISDLRTYFPPYEGKFLIGPMVKLGWGTPTLISVAFGIIIEIPGNVAIIGVLRINLPDENVPIVTINVAFVGALEFDKSRIWFFASMFDSRILFMTMEGDMGLLMDFGSNPNFVLSVGGFHPQFNPPPLPFPNPRRIHIDVLRTPVARITAENYFAVTSNTVQFGCRAEFFYGISAFNLHGDFSFDALFQFSPFRFMIDMSFSLGMDVFGVGVFTVRLKLHLSGPAPWNARGTATLSIDLWLFSIDISVDFDITWGEADNPKLPAIDAIPILVIEYNKADNWKAEIPANLTLLVSLRKLDTTIETLVLHPLGTLRISQRAIPLGINVDKVGANPVQDAHLFSVETASPGLTITSVAPQERFAIAQFQEMSDADKLSRPAFQEINAGVELAYSGKQLGSSKVTKRIVRYEVKINDVDGKRRAFRWFKNIGTLFFHWLGGNAVSYSALSYSRKKAMVPTLADDRIKVAQPGYVVAGVNDNKPLSSAPVFASEAHAHDYLQKTFINNPGMIEEIHVIPTFEATAV